One segment of Strix aluco isolate bStrAlu1 chromosome 4, bStrAlu1.hap1, whole genome shotgun sequence DNA contains the following:
- the SLC34A2 gene encoding sodium-dependent phosphate transport protein 2B, with the protein MAPWPEVEKPETNNYIGDSSKQNQNMAGKEGENHKGNVASLGNKGEIQPAFSTIALIDETRQEEEDPWALPELQDTGVKWSELDRKGKIIRVLYGIGKFIMLLGLLYMFVCSLDVLSSAFQLVGGKAAGDIFKDDSVLSNPVAGLVIGVLVTVMVQSSSTSSSIVVSMVSSTLLSVQSAIPIIMGANIGTSVTNTIVALMQAGDRNEFRRAFAAATIHDFFNWLAVFALLPIEVISGYLYRLTSVIVESFRLESGEDAPQLLKVITDPFTKLIIELDKSVINAIATNDESAKNRSLVKIWCVTETNVTLQNVTIPPSENCTSPDLCWSEGNVTWTLKNVTETEYISKCRHLFTDSDLPDLGIGLILLALSLLVLCSCLVMIVKLLNSVLKGQVASVIKKTINTDFPFPFTWLAGYLAMLAGAGMTFVVQSSSVFTSAITPLVGIGVISIERSYPLTLGANIGTTTTAILAALASPGSTLKYALQIALCHFFFNVSGIILFYPLPYTRLPIRMSKTLGNITAQYRWFAIFYLLLCFFLLPLFVFGLSLAGWPVLLGVCLPLFALFLAVVIINVMQKRRPHSLPEKLQNWDFLPVWMHSLEPWDNILMSSLAFCGKHCCGFCKCCKVNAEKEGAKDKQLKTMEVYENTIAMADEERGGRRAPAAACVEKTGTNNTAL; encoded by the exons ATGGCTCCCTGGCCTGAGGTGGAAAAGCCTGAAACCAATAACTATATTGGGGACTcttccaaacaaaaccagaacatggctgggaaagaaggagaaaatcacAAAG GCAATGTGGCTTCACTTGGAAATAAAGGGGAAATTCAACCTGCATTTTCCACAATAGCCTTGATAGATGAGACAAGGCAGGAAGAAGAAGACCCATGGGCTCTGCCGGAACTGCAGGATACTGGGGTCAAGTGGTCAG aactggatagaaaaggaaaaatcattcGTGTACTCTACGGGATAGGGAAGTTTATTATGCTACTTGGATTACTCTACATGTTTGTGTGTTCTCTGGATGTACTGAGCTCTGCTTTTCAACTGGTAGGAG GTAAAGCAGCAGGGGACATTTTTAAAGATGATTCAGTGCTGTCTAATCCTGTTGCGGGATTGGTGATTGGAGTTCTGGTGACTGTTATGGTCCAGAGCTCCAGCACTTCTTCATCCATTGTGGTCAGCATGGTGTCCTCCACAT tGCTGTCTGTCCAATCAGCTATTCCTATCATAATGGGAGCAAACATTGGCACCTCAGTTACAAACACGATTGTGGCACTCATGCAAGCCGGGGACAGGAATGAATTTAGAAG GGCCTTTGCTGCGGCAACAATCCATGATTTCTTTAACTGGCTCGCTGTGTTTGCGCTGTTGCCCATTGAAGTTATTTCTGGCTATCTTTACCGTCTCACCAGTGTTATAGTTGAGTCCTTTCGTCTTGAAAGTGGTGAGGATGCCCCTCAGCTACTAAAAGTTATCACAGACCCCTTTACCAAGCTCATCATTGAG cttgaTAAATCAGTAATAAATGCAATTGCTACAAATGATGAATCAGCAAAAAACAGAAGCCTGGTAAAGATTTGGTGTGTAACTGAAACCAATGTG ACACTGCAGAATGTCACAATTCCACCTTCAGAAAACTGTACATCTCCTGACCTTTGCTGGTCTGAAGGAAATGTAACATGGACCCTCAAGAATGTAACTGAAACAGAATATATCAGTAAAT gccGGCATCTCTTTACAGACTCAGACCTGCCTGATCTTGGCATCGGTCTCATCCTCCTGGCTTTGTCCCTGCTTGTTCTGTGCTCCTGTTTGGTGATGATTGTTAAGCTATTAAACTCTGTGCTTAAAGGACAAGTGGCGAGCGTTATCAAGAAAACAATCAACACTG ATTTCCCATTTCCTTTCACTTGGCTAGCTGGATACCTGGCTATGCTCGCAGGGGCTGGTATGACCTTTGTTGTCCAAAGTAGTTCTGTTTTCACATCTGCTATTACACCCCTTGTTG gCATTGGTGTTATAAGCATTGAGCGCTCTTATCCCCTTACCTTAGGAGCTAACATCGGCACAACCACAACAGCTATACTTGCAGCTTTAGCAAGTCCAGGGAGTACGTTAAAATATGCATTACAG ATTGCCTTGTGCcactttttctttaatgtctctGGGATTATTCTGTTTTACCCACTACCTTATACCCGGCTACCAATCCGCATGTCCAAGACCCTGGGAAACATAACAGCCCAGTACAGATGGTTTGCTATATTTTATCtccttctctgcttctttcttttgccCTTGTTTGTATTTGGTCTGTCACTGGCAGGTTGGCCAGTCCTTCTGGGTGTTTGCCTTCCCCTGTTTGCTCTTTTTCTTGCTGTGGTTATAATTAACGTTATGCAGAAGAGGCGACCACATTCACTGCCTGAGAAGCTCCAAAACTGGGATTTCCTACCTGTCTGGATGCACTCCCTAGAGCCCTGGGACAATATACTTATGTCTTCACTCGCCTTTTGTGGGAAACACTGCTGTGGCTTCTGCAAGTGCTGcaaagtcaatgcagaaaaggagGGTGCCAAAGACAAGCAACTAAAAACTATGGAGGTTTATGAAAATACCATTGCAATGGCTGatgaagaaagaggtggaagaagGGCACCAGCTGCAGCTTGTGTTGAGAAAACAGGCACAAACAACACGGCCTTATAG